The Candidatus Hydrogenedentota bacterium genomic interval CCAAGAGTGTAGCTGCCCGTGGACGGGTTCGTGCCCGGCGTCTCCGCGAGCGCGAGCACGCCCACGAGCGCATACGTCCGCTGCCGGTCGCCCACGGTCCACGACCCGGACTCGCCCGCGTATTCGCAGTAGAAATAGGGGACAGTCCCGTCTCCCACGCGAAGCGCGTGGGCGCTTGGTACAGTCCCCGATCTTGTCACCGTCCGGCCCCAATCGTCATACGTGAAATCCATATCGACCACGCCATCTATGGTCCACTTCGTCAACTCGTTCGCGCTATTATACCCGTAAGTCCAGGAATCCGGCTCGTCCGCGGCGAGTTCCACCTCATGGATGCGGTGCGTGCCCGCCGCGTCGCACCCTCTCCGTCATTCCCGCGAAAGCGGGAACCCAGCACACAAAACAAACCGGTCATTCCCGCGCTGGCGCGGGAATGGCGTATTCCGCTGGGTACCCGCTTTCGCGGGTATGACGGTGGGGGCGCCCGACAGGATGCGCGTCATGTCCTCGCCCGGCAAACCGCGCCAGACCTCGATGTACTCGGTATTCCGGAAATTGGTGGATGTCCCCTCTTCCGCTCTATTTCACACAATGGCTAGACAAGCCGTCACAGCGCGCCGGTGTCGATGATTACTTTGCCGAAGGGGCCGCGTTGAAGATGCGCGAACGCTTCCTGCACGCCGGTCATGGGAAACACACGGTCGATGATGGGCCGCAATCCGGCGGTGCCGAGCCTGCCCACGATCTCCTCCCAGGCCCGGCGCGCTTCATCGGCCTTGTACGCGCTGACGCTGATGCCCTCGATGCGGATGCACTTGTGGATCAACAAGCCCACGGTGACCTCCGCGTTCAACCCCGCGAGCAGCCCCACGACAATGATCCGTCCGCCGAACCCGACCATGCGCGCGCACCGGTTCAGATGCGGTCCGCCGAGGTTCTCGACGATGAGGCCGATGGGGCCGTTGCCTGCCGCGTTCTTGACCTGCTTCTCGATATCCGGCGCGGCCGCGTCAAGCGCCATAGCGCCGAGCGATTCCAGGCGCGCGCGTTTTTCCGGGCTGCGCGAGAGCGCCAGCACGCGCGCGCCCAGGGAGTTGGCGAGCATGACCGCCGCCGTGCCGACGCCGCCGGAAGCGCCCGTGACCAGCACCGTCTGGCCGGCCTGCAGTCCCCCGCAAATGACGAGCGCGTGCCAGGCAGTGAGGTATACGAGCGGCGCCGCGGCACCTTCCCGCACGGTCCAGCCGGCGGGCAGCGGCGCGAGCCAGTCCTCCGGGACCGCCGCGCACTCCGCCAGCGTGCCCTGCTCCGAGATACCGGTCAGGCCGCCCAGCAACACCACCTGATCGCCCGCGCGGAAGCGGCCGCCCGGGCACGCCTGCTCCACGACGCCCGCGCCGTCGCGGCCCGGCGTAAAGGGAGGCGCGCCCGCCCGCGGATACTGGCCCAGCACGAGGTAATGGTCCGCGGGGTTCAACGCGGCCGCGGCCATGCGCACAAGCACTTCGCCCGTTTTCGGCACAGGCACCGCCACTTCTTCAAGACGCAAATTCCCGATCTTTCCCGGCTCGTGAAACCGCCATGCCCGCATCGATTATGGTCTCCCTCGTATTTCTTGTGCCGTCCGGCTGTCGGCGCCGCGCGAACGGCTAGAAGCCAAAGGTCATTTGGTCCCGGGGCGCACGCCCCGGTTCCGGCTCGGCAGCAGATGTTCCCGTTGCATGGTGCTGAGGGGGTTCTCCGGCGCGGTCCTGTTCCGGCGCCGCCGCCGCAGGCTCCGGATAATCAGGCTGCGCGAGACCGTCCGGACCGGCGTCCGGACAGGACGCCTCGGCGTACGCGGACGCCAACTGCCCGCGCAAGACCTCGGCGAGCGCGTCCGACGCGCGCAGGGCTTCCTGCTGCGAGCGCAGGCGCGCGAGCAGGGCAGGCAGCACCCCTTCCAGCGAGTCGTGCGCGCCCTGCGCGGCGCTCCCCGGCGCCGCACCGGGTAGGCCCATCCCACCGGGTATCTCCACGACCTCCGCACAGGTCAGAGCGGAACACTCGCGCAGCAACGATTCTGCTTCCCGCAGAAGCGCTTGGCGACGAGCCGCCGTTCGCCGCTTGCGGGCCCGTCCCCAGAGCGTTTGCGCGCCCGTGAGAAGGCAGAGGCAGCCGAGCAGCAACGCCATGGCGCGGCCGGACTCGGGGCGCGGCGGGGGCGCCCCGGCGGCAAACTGCACGGCAGCGGGATGCAGCGCCAGCGGCGCGACCGCTCCGGCCTCGCGCGCGTCCGCGCTTTTCTGGGCGCGCCGGGCCAG includes:
- a CDS encoding zinc-binding dehydrogenase; translated protein: MRAWRFHEPGKIGNLRLEEVAVPVPKTGEVLVRMAAAALNPADHYLVLGQYPRAGAPPFTPGRDGAGVVEQACPGGRFRAGDQVVLLGGLTGISEQGTLAECAAVPEDWLAPLPAGWTVREGAAAPLVYLTAWHALVICGGLQAGQTVLVTGASGGVGTAAVMLANSLGARVLALSRSPEKRARLESLGAMALDAAAPDIEKQVKNAAGNGPIGLIVENLGGPHLNRCARMVGFGGRIIVVGLLAGLNAEVTVGLLIHKCIRIEGISVSAYKADEARRAWEEIVGRLGTAGLRPIIDRVFPMTGVQEAFAHLQRGPFGKVIIDTGAL